The Streptomyces avermitilis MA-4680 = NBRC 14893 genome contains a region encoding:
- a CDS encoding IclR family transcriptional regulator, with protein MTAETSQTLDRGLRVLKLLADTDHGLTVTELSNKLGVNRTVVYRLLATLEQHALVRRDLGGRARVGLGVLRLGRQVHPLVREAALPALRALAEDIGATAHLTLVDGTEALAVAVVEPTWTDYHVAYRAGFRHPLDRGAAGRAILAARQAPVTEPGYTLTHGELEAGASGAAAPLLGVTGVEGSVGVVMLVDAVPERVGPRVVDAAREVAEALR; from the coding sequence GTGACCGCGGAGACCTCCCAGACGCTCGACCGGGGCCTCAGGGTCCTCAAGTTGCTCGCCGACACGGATCACGGGCTGACCGTCACCGAGCTTTCCAACAAACTCGGCGTGAACCGGACCGTTGTGTACCGGTTGCTCGCCACGCTGGAACAGCACGCTCTCGTACGCCGTGATCTGGGCGGCCGTGCCCGGGTCGGGCTGGGAGTGCTGCGGCTCGGCCGCCAGGTGCATCCGCTGGTGCGCGAGGCGGCACTGCCCGCACTGCGTGCGCTGGCCGAAGACATAGGGGCCACGGCCCATCTCACCCTCGTGGACGGGACGGAGGCGCTTGCCGTCGCCGTGGTCGAGCCGACGTGGACGGACTACCACGTGGCGTATCGCGCCGGGTTCCGGCATCCGCTGGACCGCGGGGCCGCCGGACGGGCGATACTCGCCGCCCGGCAGGCGCCGGTCACCGAGCCCGGATACACCCTGACGCACGGGGAACTGGAGGCGGGGGCGAGCGGTGCCGCGGCGCCGCTCCTCGGTGTGACCGGGGTCGAGGGCAGCGTCGGCGTCGTCATGCTCGTGGACGCCGTGCCGGAGAGGGTGGGGCCGCGGGTCGTGGACGCGGCCCGGGAAGTGGCCGAGGCGCTGCGCTGA
- a CDS encoding S16 family serine protease has protein sequence MLSRLSRLSRPKAVAVCAVPVVALLATAVFAPLPFSVAQPGMTANVLGENQGDAVITISGAATRKTTGQLRMTTIEATGPDADVFLGDVLDGWFRTDRAVMPRDSVYPSGNSVKEIEQHNAAEMQQSQDTAAQAALSYLNEKNVKVTLKLADVGGPSAGLLFSLGIIDKLDGDGSGGDLTGGRTIAGTGTIDANGKVGAVGGVALKTQAARRDGATVFLVPKAECADAKSELPKGLRLVPVTTLKGAVDALTNLEKGKDSVPAC, from the coding sequence GTGCTCTCTCGCCTCTCTCGCCTCTCGCGTCCCAAGGCCGTCGCCGTCTGCGCCGTCCCCGTCGTGGCGCTGCTCGCCACGGCGGTGTTCGCGCCGCTGCCGTTCTCCGTGGCGCAGCCCGGCATGACGGCGAACGTCCTCGGAGAGAACCAGGGCGACGCGGTGATCACGATCAGCGGCGCGGCGACCCGGAAGACGACCGGGCAGCTGCGGATGACGACGATCGAGGCGACGGGCCCGGACGCCGACGTGTTTCTCGGCGATGTGCTGGACGGGTGGTTCCGTACGGACCGGGCGGTGATGCCGCGCGACTCGGTCTACCCGAGCGGGAACAGCGTCAAGGAGATCGAGCAGCACAACGCGGCGGAGATGCAGCAGTCGCAGGACACGGCCGCCCAGGCGGCGCTGTCCTACCTGAACGAGAAGAACGTGAAGGTCACGCTCAAGCTGGCCGACGTCGGCGGCCCCAGCGCGGGACTGCTGTTCTCCCTCGGGATCATCGACAAGCTGGACGGCGACGGCAGCGGCGGCGATCTCACGGGCGGCCGCACCATCGCGGGTACGGGCACGATCGACGCGAACGGAAAGGTCGGCGCGGTCGGCGGGGTCGCCCTGAAGACCCAGGCCGCCCGGCGTGACGGGGCGACGGTCTTCCTGGTGCCGAAGGCGGAGTGCGCGGACGCGAAGTCGGAACTGCCGAAGGGCCTGCGACTGGTTCCGGTGACCACGCTGAAGGGCGCGGTCGACGCCCTGACGAACCTGGAGAAGGGGAAGGACTCGGTCCCCGCCTGCTAG
- a CDS encoding DEAD/DEAH box helicase, with protein MTTTAASASSHHLSPAFPGRAPWGTASKLRAWQQGAMERYLQEQPRDFLAVATPGAGKTTFALTLASWLLHHHVVQQVTVVAPTEHLKKQWAEAAARVGIKLDPEYSAGPLSKEYDGVAITYAGVGVRPMLHRNRAEQRKTLVILDEIHHAGDSKSWGEACLEAFEPATRRLALTGTPFRSDTNPIPFVTYEEGNDGIRRSAADYTYGYGSALGDGVVRPVIFLSYSGNMRWRTKAGDEIAARLGEPMTKDAISQAWRTALDPRGEWMPSVLRAADRRLTEVRKAIPDAGALVIASDQESARAYAKLIREITGTKATLVLSDDTGASSRIDEFSHSDDRWMVAVRMVSEGVDVPRLAVGVYATTISTPLFFAQAVGRFVRSRRRGETASVFLPTVPDLLTFANEMEVERDHALDKPKKEGEEDPYAESEKEMEEANREEDEDTGEQEQFSFEALESEAVFDRVLYDGAEFGMQAHPGSEEEQDYLGIPGLLEPDQVQLLLQKRQARQIAHSRKKPDEEADLVELPAERRPVVTHKELLELRKQLNTMVGAYVHQSGKPHGVIHTELRRVCGGPPSAEATAGQLRQRIAKVQEWATRMR; from the coding sequence GTGACTACCACCGCCGCCAGCGCCTCCTCGCACCACCTCTCTCCCGCCTTCCCCGGCCGTGCCCCCTGGGGTACCGCCAGCAAGCTGCGTGCCTGGCAGCAAGGGGCGATGGAGAGGTACCTCCAGGAGCAGCCGCGTGACTTCCTCGCCGTCGCCACGCCCGGCGCCGGCAAGACGACCTTCGCGCTGACGCTCGCTTCCTGGCTGCTGCACCACCACGTCGTGCAGCAGGTGACCGTGGTCGCGCCGACCGAGCATCTGAAGAAGCAGTGGGCGGAGGCCGCCGCACGGGTCGGGATCAAACTCGATCCCGAGTACAGCGCGGGACCGCTCAGCAAGGAGTACGACGGCGTCGCCATCACGTACGCCGGTGTCGGGGTGCGCCCGATGCTGCACCGGAACCGGGCCGAGCAGCGCAAGACCCTCGTCATCCTCGACGAGATCCACCACGCCGGTGACTCCAAGTCGTGGGGCGAGGCCTGCCTGGAGGCCTTCGAACCGGCCACCCGCCGGCTCGCCCTCACCGGTACGCCCTTCCGGTCCGACACCAACCCCATCCCCTTCGTCACATATGAAGAGGGGAACGACGGGATCCGGCGGTCCGCCGCCGACTACACGTACGGATACGGGTCCGCCCTCGGCGACGGGGTCGTGCGGCCCGTCATCTTCCTGAGCTACAGCGGCAACATGCGGTGGCGCACCAAGGCCGGCGACGAGATCGCCGCCCGGCTCGGCGAGCCCATGACCAAGGACGCGATCAGCCAGGCCTGGCGTACGGCACTGGATCCGCGCGGCGAGTGGATGCCCAGCGTGCTGCGCGCCGCCGACCGCCGGCTCACCGAGGTCCGCAAGGCCATCCCGGACGCCGGCGCCCTCGTCATCGCCTCCGACCAGGAATCGGCCCGCGCCTACGCCAAGCTGATCCGCGAGATCACCGGGACCAAGGCGACCCTCGTCCTGTCCGACGACACCGGCGCCTCGAGCCGCATCGACGAGTTCAGCCACAGCGACGACCGCTGGATGGTCGCCGTCCGCATGGTGTCCGAGGGCGTCGACGTGCCCCGGCTCGCCGTCGGGGTGTACGCCACCACCATCTCCACCCCCCTCTTCTTCGCGCAGGCCGTCGGCCGTTTCGTACGGTCCCGGCGCCGCGGCGAGACCGCCTCCGTCTTCCTCCCCACCGTCCCCGACCTCCTCACCTTCGCCAACGAGATGGAGGTCGAGCGCGACCACGCCCTCGACAAGCCCAAGAAGGAGGGCGAGGAGGACCCGTACGCCGAGTCCGAGAAGGAGATGGAGGAGGCGAACCGGGAGGAGGACGAGGACACCGGGGAGCAGGAACAGTTCTCCTTCGAGGCGCTGGAGTCCGAGGCCGTCTTCGACCGGGTCCTCTACGACGGTGCCGAATTCGGCATGCAGGCCCACCCGGGGAGCGAGGAGGAGCAGGACTACCTGGGAATTCCGGGGCTGCTGGAGCCCGACCAGGTGCAACTCCTGCTCCAGAAGCGGCAGGCCCGGCAGATCGCGCACAGCCGCAAGAAGCCGGACGAGGAGGCCGACCTCGTCGAACTCCCCGCCGAACGGCGTCCCGTCGTCACGCACAAGGAGCTGCTGGAGCTCCGGAAGCAGCTCAACACGATGGTGGGCGCGTACGTGCACCAGAGCGGCAAGCCGCACGGAGTGATCCACACCGAGCTGCGGCGCGTGTGCGGCGGCCCGCCGAGCGCGGAGGCGACGGCGGGGCAGCTGCGGCAGCGGATCGCCAAGGTGCAGGAGTGGGCCACCCGGATGCGCTGA
- a CDS encoding ArsR/SmtB family transcription factor, with protein MTEEQERPQKPQQQYRTLDARSLRGLAHPLRMQLLSALRQRGPATASQLAERLGESSGATSYHLRQLAAHGFVVDAPEHGKGRERWWKAADEGLDFDDALLKDPDPAVRGAADVFLHEVATTHARELSTWLGTRNDWSRQWIRATDMSDMTLRLTPDLARELIREMHDLVESYRALAPAEGTPDAEQVRIHTHAFPFTTN; from the coding sequence ATGACGGAGGAGCAGGAACGGCCTCAGAAGCCGCAGCAGCAGTACCGCACCCTCGACGCCCGCTCACTGCGCGGCCTCGCCCACCCCCTGCGTATGCAGCTGCTGAGCGCGTTGCGGCAGCGAGGGCCGGCCACCGCGTCGCAGCTCGCCGAGCGCCTCGGCGAGTCCAGCGGGGCGACCAGCTATCACCTGCGACAGCTCGCCGCCCACGGCTTCGTCGTGGACGCCCCCGAGCACGGCAAGGGGCGGGAGCGCTGGTGGAAGGCGGCCGACGAGGGCCTGGACTTCGACGACGCGCTGCTCAAGGACCCCGACCCGGCCGTGCGCGGCGCCGCCGACGTGTTCCTGCATGAGGTCGCGACGACACACGCCAGGGAGCTGTCGACCTGGCTGGGCACCCGCAACGACTGGTCCCGGCAGTGGATCAGGGCCACCGACATGAGCGACATGACGCTACGGCTGACACCCGACCTCGCCCGCGAACTGATCCGCGAGATGCACGACCTGGTCGAGAGTTACCGCGCGCTGGCTCCCGCCGAGGGCACCCCCGACGCCGAGCAGGTGCGCATCCACACGCACGCCTTCCCCTTCACCACGAACTGA